The sequence TCACATTGTAGGACGAGGGTGAGTCTACTATTAGAAAATTGTGCTGGTTGGTTACCTGAAGGGGGTATGACCCGGCCGTTACTGTTAACGTCGTGATTCCTCTGGGGTATACTCTGTCTCCGCTGAAACTGACGAGGGGAGACTCAAAAGGACGGAGCCTTTTTGGGTCCAGCTTTAGTTGTTGGAAAGCAGGAAGATAGATTATGTCTGCTGAACTTCCACTGTCGACCAGGACTCTACGCGTGTTGAACCCCTCGATCATGATCATAATGACGAGTGGGTCATCATGGGGCTGCTTCACACTTCTGGCATCTTCCTCAGAGAAATGCAAGTCCTCACTGGTGCGTCTTTGCTTTGACGGTGGTACGTTGTGGACGCTGTTTACCTGTCTTTGGTATGACTTCCTGAGAGACTTGAATGATCCTCCGGCGGTTGGTCCCCCGGCGATGGTCTTTATTTCCCCTAGTGCGTTCTGTGGACGAGGTTGGGGGCGATCTTCGTCTCTTCGTGCATTAACTGGCTGGCTTTTCTGTCCGTACCTGCCGAAATCCCCCCTTTTTACATACTGTTGTAGCTTCCCATTACGGATTAGCTCTTCAATCTGCTCTTTTAGGTCCCTGCAGTCCTCCGTGTAATGCCCATGATCTTTATGGAAACGACAGTATTTCCTCTTGTCGCGCAATCCAGGTGCTGAATGGAGTGGTTTTGGCCACTTTAGGGATGGTTCGTCCCTTATTTCTGTTAGAATTTGATCTACTGGCATCACCAGCGGGGTGAACTTTGATGGACGAGGGTTTTTGTCCTCTCTCCTTCGATTTCCATCGTCATTCCGTCTGTCAGCC is a genomic window of Quercus lobata isolate SW786 chromosome 2, ValleyOak3.0 Primary Assembly, whole genome shotgun sequence containing:
- the LOC115970831 gene encoding uncharacterized protein LOC115970831: MAEALLKAQKYMNAEEALAAIDGADKSREKKKEKEDDRRGLKRDRADRRNDDGNRRREDKNPRPSKFTPLVMPVDQILTEIRDEPSLKWPKPLHSAPGLRDKRKYCRFHKDHGHYTEDCRDLKEQIEELIRNGKLQQYVKRGDFGRYGQKSQPVNARRDEDRPQPRPQNALGEIKTIAGGPTAGGSFKSLRKSYQRQVNSVHNVPPSKQRRTSEDLHFSEEDARSVKQPHDDPLVIMIMIEGFNTRRVLVDSGSSADIIYLPAFQQLKLDPKRLRPFESPLVSFSGDRVYPRGITTLTVTAGSYPLQVTNQHNFLIVDSPSSYNVIIGRPMLNRWKAAISTYCLKVKFPTEHGIGEIKGDQVLARECYHVVLALKENHTWTIEEKTPEIMEKLETVDLAEGNPPRMTQIGTSMS